A DNA window from Microtus ochrogaster isolate Prairie Vole_2 unplaced genomic scaffold, MicOch1.0 UNK31, whole genome shotgun sequence contains the following coding sequences:
- the LOC101982552 gene encoding keratin-associated protein 9-1-like has protein sequence MTNSCCLPCCQPSCCTTICCKPTCVTSCCQPCCKPSCCETTCCKTTCCKPTCVTSCCQPCCKPSCCKTTCCTTTCCKPTCVTSCCQPSCSKTTCCKTICCKPTCVTSCCCAPCCQPSCCETTCCKTTCCKPTYVTSCCQPCCKPSCCKTTCCTTTCCKPTCVTSCCQPCCKTTCCEPTCITSCCQPCCKTTCCTTTCCKPTCVTSCCQPCCKPSCCETTCCKTTCCNPTCVTSCCQPCCKPSCCKTTCCTTTCCKPTCPTYVTSCCCAPCCQPSCCETTCCKTTCCKPTCVASYCCTPCCQPSCCEICYCQPCCCESCCCEPCCSEPCCCEPCCSEPCCCQPCCCPACCENTCC, from the exons ATGACCAACTCCTGCTGCTTGCCTTGCTGCCAGCCTTCCTGCTGCACAACAATCTGCTGTAAGCCAACCTGTGTGACAAGCTGCTGCCAGCCATGCTGCAAGCCCAGCTGCTGTGAGACCACCTGCTGCAAGACCACCTGCTGTAAGCCCACCTGTGTGACCAGTTGCTGTCAGCCCTGCTGCAAGCCCAGCTGTTGCAAAACCACCTGCTGCACAACCACCTGTTGTAAACCAACTTGTGTGACTAGCTGCTGCCAGCCAAGCTGCTCTAAAACCACCTGCTGCAAGACCATATGTTGTAAGCCAACctgtgtgaccagctgctgcTGTGCACCCTGCTGCCAACCCAGCTGCTGTGAAACCACCTGCTGCAAGACCACCTGTTGTAAGCCAACCTATGTGACaagctgctgccagccctgttGCAAGCCCAGCTGTTGTAAAACCACCTGCTGCACGACCACCTGTTGTAAGCCAACCTGTGTGACCAGCTGCTGTCAGCCCTGCTGCAAGACCACCTGCTGTGAGCCAACCTGTATTACCAGCTGCTGCCAGCCTTGTTGCAAAACCACCTGTTGTACAACCACCTGTTGTAAGCCAACCTGTGTGACCAGCTGTTGTCAGCCCTGCTGCAAGCCCAGCTGCTGTGAAACCACCTGCTGCAAGACCACCTGTTGTAACCCAACctgtgtgaccagctgctgccagccctgctgcaaGCCCAGCTGTTGCAAAACCACCTGCTGCACAACCACCTGTTGTAAACCAACTTGT CCAACCTATGTGACCAGCTGCTGCTGTGCACCCTGCTGCCAACCGAGCTGCTGTGAGACCACCTGCTGCAAGACCACCTGCTGTAAGCCAACCTGTGTGGCCAGCTATTGCTGCACACCCTGCTGCCAACCCAGCTGTTGTGAAATCTGCTACTGCCAACCCTGCTGCTGTGAGTCCTGCTGCTGTGAGCCCTGCTGCTCTGAGCCCTGCTGCTGTGAGCCCTGCTGCTCTGAGCcctgctgctgccagccctgctgctgcccAGCCTGCTGTGAAAACACCTGCTGCTAG